One part of the Treponema peruense genome encodes these proteins:
- a CDS encoding tyrosine-protein phosphatase translates to MIETCSILQNGEVEFVFCPADYKELENFKLRDVYVFGTFTAWQKTDDFKLEKKDASGSKWTLVKKECEVSIPGNSGFPEFKFIATAENKEMIADIYLNAPDENRGIKFLSNNIIPEGPFDAEAVINDEAFAVNIKSLAEFNLSSEQELAEISNVRKVPGTSCLWRGYHPYKKSRPLLDTEETRIRIVNEKLQKNSVKSVITLCGEENLSAELEEKIYPYMKKIQDGGNQLFVDTSYETVYFDSTGEEYALTVQKIVRFINSHPGAYYIHCRLGSDRTGTMSAVLAALCGASWKEIAADYERTRFMGIQEFRSARLLAYSLSRLLGEDVSRCSTLQKKTASYFVKGGWLTESEINTLVKKLTAK, encoded by the coding sequence ATGATAGAAACGTGTTCAATTTTACAAAACGGAGAAGTTGAATTTGTTTTTTGCCCTGCTGACTACAAAGAACTCGAAAACTTTAAACTTCGTGATGTGTATGTCTTCGGAACCTTTACTGCCTGGCAAAAGACAGACGATTTTAAGCTTGAAAAAAAAGACGCTTCGGGCAGCAAGTGGACTCTTGTAAAAAAAGAATGCGAAGTTAGTATCCCGGGGAATTCCGGTTTTCCTGAATTCAAGTTTATTGCAACAGCCGAAAACAAAGAAATGATTGCAGACATTTATCTGAATGCACCTGATGAAAACCGCGGAATAAAGTTTCTTTCAAACAACATTATTCCCGAAGGACCTTTTGATGCAGAAGCGGTTATCAATGATGAAGCATTTGCAGTCAATATAAAATCACTGGCTGAATTCAATCTTTCTTCAGAGCAGGAACTTGCAGAAATAAGCAACGTGCGCAAAGTCCCGGGTACGTCATGTCTTTGGCGCGGCTACCATCCCTATAAAAAATCACGGCCGCTTTTGGACACAGAAGAAACCAGAATCCGCATAGTAAACGAAAAGCTTCAGAAAAACAGTGTTAAGTCTGTCATAACTCTGTGCGGTGAAGAAAACCTCAGTGCAGAACTTGAAGAAAAAATTTATCCGTACATGAAAAAAATCCAGGACGGCGGAAACCAGCTTTTTGTAGATACTTCTTACGAAACCGTTTACTTTGATTCGACAGGTGAAGAATATGCGCTTACGGTACAGAAAATCGTGCGTTTCATAAACAGCCATCCGGGCGCATACTACATTCACTGCAGACTTGGCTCTGACCGAACCGGAACAATGAGTGCAGTTCTTGCGGCTTTGTGCGGCGCTTCATGGAAAGAAATTGCGGCAGACTATGAGCGCACACGTTTTATGGGAATACAGGAATTCCGTAGTGCGCGGCTTCTTGCGTATTCACTGTCGCGTCTGCTGGGAGAAGATGTTTCACGGTGTTCCACGCTGCAAAAAAAGACAGCCTCTTATTTCGTAAAAGGCGGCTGGCTTACCGAAAGCGAAATAAACACTCTTGTAAAAAAACTGACAGCAAAGTAA
- a CDS encoding DUF3899 domain-containing protein, with protein MKKTFSSFTKTFILCIPAATLLALGVALYERAHNASFGAARLFSDGTFVSGIILFCLGALGVASGAGAFLALSYGFSKLAGRLCRPKNIAVSEKETYFDYCSRKKAVRKTSGTSFSFAALLAAGILFIAVSVIAAFVY; from the coding sequence TTGAAAAAAACATTTTCTTCTTTTACAAAAACATTCATCCTTTGTATTCCCGCCGCCACCTTACTTGCGCTTGGTGTCGCTTTATATGAACGCGCGCACAATGCTTCTTTTGGGGCTGCACGTCTTTTTAGTGACGGAACTTTTGTTTCGGGAATAATTTTATTTTGTCTGGGCGCGCTTGGTGTTGCTTCCGGCGCCGGGGCTTTTCTTGCGTTAAGCTATGGTTTTTCAAAACTTGCCGGCAGACTGTGCAGACCAAAAAATATTGCGGTTTCAGAAAAAGAAACATATTTTGACTACTGTTCGCGAAAAAAAGCAGTGCGCAAAACTAGCGGCACTTCGTTTTCATTTGCTGCTTTACTTGCAGCGGGTATTCTGTTTATTGCAGTTTCTGTAATTGCAGCTTTTGTATATTAA
- a CDS encoding ATP-binding cassette domain-containing protein — protein sequence MQNNSDDVSQFVSQPLPSSPPQSQQSPQAQQSTRSLPLLRVEHLRQYFNAGSRSKIFCAVDDVSFDIARGEVFGLVGESGCGKTTTGRSIIHLYKITGGNIYFDGHRINAGTWEYEQKIREARFQKNPDMKEIIAREKEKIRQARSVANSTKFEPRIQMIFQDPATSLDPRMTVGEIIAEGLLVRGERDRHAVGKKVSRVLDRVGLLPEYAERYPHEFSGGQRQRIGIARALVMEPQLIIADEPVSALDVSVKAQIINLLNDLRHDLGLSVLFIAHDLSVVKYFCDRIAVMYRGKILETAGSDALFANPQHPYTRSLISAVPLPDPVYERSRQRIVFDAECSAQTDTGGGVL from the coding sequence ATGCAGAATAATTCCGATGATGTTTCACAATTTGTTTCACAGCCACTGCCTTCTTCGCCACCGCAGTCACAACAGTCGCCGCAGGCACAACAGTCGACGCGGTCACTGCCGCTTTTGCGTGTGGAACATTTGCGCCAGTATTTTAACGCGGGTAGCAGAAGTAAAATTTTTTGCGCTGTAGATGACGTTAGTTTTGACATAGCACGCGGTGAAGTTTTTGGTCTTGTAGGAGAAAGCGGTTGCGGCAAGACAACGACCGGGCGCTCGATTATACACCTGTACAAAATTACCGGCGGAAATATTTATTTTGACGGCCACCGCATTAATGCCGGCACCTGGGAATATGAGCAGAAAATTCGCGAAGCACGCTTTCAGAAAAATCCTGACATGAAAGAAATAATTGCCCGTGAAAAAGAAAAAATTCGGCAGGCACGCAGTGTTGCAAACAGTACAAAATTTGAACCGCGTATTCAGATGATTTTTCAGGACCCGGCGACTTCTCTTGACCCAAGAATGACGGTTGGCGAAATTATAGCAGAAGGACTTCTGGTGCGCGGTGAACGTGACAGACATGCCGTTGGTAAAAAGGTGAGCCGTGTTCTTGACCGCGTGGGGCTTTTGCCTGAATATGCCGAACGCTACCCGCATGAGTTTTCGGGCGGTCAGAGGCAGAGAATAGGCATTGCGCGTGCCCTTGTTATGGAACCGCAGCTCATTATTGCCGACGAGCCTGTAAGTGCGCTTGATGTTTCTGTAAAGGCACAAATAATCAATTTGCTCAATGATTTGCGCCATGACCTTGGACTTTCAGTTCTTTTTATTGCGCACGATCTTTCTGTAGTAAAATATTTTTGTGACAGAATTGCCGTTATGTACCGCGGAAAAATTCTTGAAACAGCAGGCTCTGATGCACTTTTTGCAAACCCGCAGCATCCTTATACGCGCTCTCTCATAAGTGCAGTTCCCTTACCCGATCCTGTTTACGAAAGAAGCCGGCAGCGTATTGTTTTTGACGCAGAATGCAGTGCGCAAACAGACACTGGCGGCGGTGTACTTTGA
- a CDS encoding ABC transporter ATP-binding protein: MSELEIQNLAVSFKTGQDTVKAVRNINLTLNKGETLAIVGESGSGKSVTAKSVLGILSANAFVESGKILFDGKDLLSLSESELCKIRGKRITMVFQDPMSSLDPIVKVGPQLTEAAILNGRANRRGALKRVRAGLAAVKKQCKTLENSVELLKEFALFKKQIRAGCRQFSRLFCASPEKEFNLSNIDALPDFFVREKIPAGIKKILGEEGQRCLLGDAVQSVYKITAKKAYFRAISIMKEVGIPEAEKRFNQYPFEFSGGMRQRIVIAIAVAANPEVLVCDEPTTALDVTIQAQILELIKKLKRERNMSVIFITHDLGVVANVADRIAVMYAGKIVEYGTAEDIFYHPAHPYTWALLSSVPDLESKGRLLSIPGTPPDMRNPPAGDAFAARNAYALKIDFEREPPMFKISDTHGAATWLLHPDAPKVQMPQIISDRIARMKEARHAE, encoded by the coding sequence GTGAGTGAACTTGAAATACAGAATCTTGCGGTTTCGTTCAAAACAGGACAGGATACAGTCAAAGCAGTACGCAATATTAATCTTACTCTTAACAAGGGCGAAACTCTGGCGATTGTTGGTGAGAGCGGTTCGGGCAAATCGGTTACTGCAAAATCTGTTCTGGGCATTCTGAGCGCAAATGCATTTGTCGAAAGTGGAAAAATTCTGTTTGACGGCAAAGACCTTCTGTCGCTTAGCGAAAGTGAATTGTGCAAAATCCGCGGTAAACGCATTACGATGGTGTTCCAGGACCCGATGTCGTCACTTGATCCTATTGTTAAAGTAGGGCCGCAGCTTACAGAAGCCGCAATTCTTAACGGAAGAGCCAACAGGCGCGGTGCTTTGAAAAGAGTGCGTGCGGGTTTGGCTGCGGTTAAAAAACAATGCAAGACTTTGGAAAACTCTGTGGAACTTTTAAAAGAGTTTGCTTTGTTTAAAAAACAAATCCGCGCCGGATGCAGACAGTTTTCGCGCCTGTTTTGCGCCAGTCCTGAAAAAGAATTTAACCTTAGCAATATAGATGCGCTGCCTGATTTTTTTGTACGCGAAAAAATTCCTGCGGGCATTAAGAAAATTCTTGGTGAGGAAGGGCAGCGCTGTCTGTTGGGGGACGCGGTTCAGTCTGTGTACAAAATTACAGCAAAGAAGGCTTATTTTCGCGCAATTTCCATAATGAAAGAAGTGGGAATTCCTGAAGCCGAAAAAAGATTCAACCAGTATCCGTTTGAATTTTCGGGCGGAATGAGGCAGCGTATTGTAATTGCCATTGCCGTTGCCGCAAACCCCGAAGTGCTTGTATGCGATGAACCTACAACTGCACTTGACGTAACAATTCAGGCTCAGATTCTTGAACTTATAAAAAAACTCAAGCGCGAGCGGAATATGAGCGTAATTTTTATTACACACGATCTTGGTGTTGTGGCAAATGTTGCAGACCGAATTGCCGTAATGTACGCAGGTAAAATTGTGGAATACGGAACGGCAGAAGATATTTTTTACCACCCGGCGCATCCTTATACATGGGCGTTGCTTTCTTCTGTTCCCGACCTTGAGTCAAAGGGACGGCTGCTTTCTATTCCGGGAACTCCGCCTGACATGCGCAATCCCCCGGCCGGTGACGCTTTTGCCGCGCGCAATGCTTATGCACTTAAAATAGATTTTGAACGCGAGCCGCCGATGTTTAAGATTTCTGATACGCACGGAGCGGCAACCTGGCTTTTGCATCCAGACGCGCCCAAAGTACAAATGCCGCAGATTATCAGTGACAGAATCGCGCGCATGAAGGAGGCACGTCATGCAGAATAA
- a CDS encoding ABC transporter permease, translating to MNADNSFATDILNENNFEKIPAEKFEFAHTENFSSAENVFSKKPRGYFADAMLRFVTNRGSVVCFFIIILLVLYAVFAPLFSGYKISDRDGYYAYASPKCALFAPLGFWDGCETIEVNAITLDYLKAIPGAVVKYLGESEHTAAGRKRTWYKIKVDTYAKTGWVRMFLTAQEFNAAREWEKKSGIQLFFPLIDESKVKNAVYKNDQNAWFLTDARGYATKTAAGELQNIFLKDGDFSALSDSSDGYAYSVSRMNDSQKEVRVLYSAWYLYKHGRNASFLFGADNSGYDIFTRLAYGARLSLLLSVVVAAINLFLGTVVGALEGYYGGAFDIIMERIKDILYEIPSVILMTLFQLYFAKSLGPIVSMFVAFIFFGWIGTSSTVRAQFYRFKGQDYVLASRTLGAGDARLIFRHILPNSIGFIITASVLSIPAVIFSEANLTYLGIVNLQSDTMTSVGTMLNSAQSALSQHPHCVFFPAAFISVLLICFNEFGNGLRDAFNPSLRGAAGE from the coding sequence ATGAACGCTGATAATTCTTTTGCAACTGATATTTTGAATGAAAATAATTTTGAAAAAATTCCTGCGGAAAAATTTGAATTTGCTCATACAGAAAATTTTTCTTCTGCAGAAAATGTGTTTTCAAAAAAGCCGCGGGGTTATTTTGCCGATGCAATGCTCAGGTTTGTTACTAACCGCGGTTCTGTTGTCTGTTTTTTTATAATTATTCTGCTTGTTCTTTACGCCGTTTTTGCACCGCTGTTTTCGGGCTATAAAATCTCTGACCGAGACGGTTATTACGCTTATGCTTCGCCGAAGTGCGCTTTGTTTGCGCCGCTTGGTTTCTGGGACGGTTGTGAAACAATTGAAGTAAACGCAATTACGCTGGACTATCTTAAGGCAATTCCGGGTGCGGTTGTTAAGTATCTGGGTGAGTCTGAACATACTGCGGCCGGGCGCAAACGTACCTGGTACAAAATTAAAGTCGACACTTATGCAAAAACAGGCTGGGTAAGAATGTTTCTTACCGCTCAGGAATTCAATGCCGCGCGCGAATGGGAAAAAAAATCGGGCATTCAGCTTTTCTTTCCGTTGATTGATGAATCAAAAGTAAAAAATGCAGTTTATAAAAACGACCAGAATGCGTGGTTTCTGACGGATGCCCGCGGTTATGCAACAAAGACCGCGGCCGGGGAACTGCAGAATATTTTTCTTAAGGACGGGGATTTTTCCGCTTTGTCTGATTCTTCTGATGGATATGCCTATTCTGTTTCGCGCATGAATGATTCCCAGAAGGAAGTGCGCGTGCTTTATTCAGCATGGTATCTGTACAAACACGGGCGGAATGCATCATTTCTTTTTGGAGCAGACAATTCAGGCTATGATATTTTTACGCGTCTTGCTTACGGTGCGCGGCTTTCACTTCTGTTGAGCGTTGTGGTTGCGGCAATAAATCTTTTTTTGGGAACAGTTGTCGGTGCGCTTGAAGGATATTACGGCGGTGCATTCGATATTATTATGGAACGCATCAAGGATATTCTTTACGAAATTCCGAGCGTTATTTTAATGACACTTTTTCAGCTTTATTTTGCAAAGAGTCTGGGCCCGATTGTTTCTATGTTTGTCGCGTTTATTTTCTTTGGCTGGATTGGAACATCGTCTACGGTTCGCGCGCAGTTTTACCGCTTTAAGGGGCAGGATTATGTTCTTGCGAGCCGTACGCTTGGTGCAGGAGATGCGCGGCTTATTTTCAGGCATATTCTTCCCAACTCAATTGGCTTTATTATTACGGCAAGTGTTTTGAGTATTCCGGCGGTTATTTTCAGCGAGGCGAATCTTACTTATCTTGGTATTGTTAACCTGCAGTCCGATACAATGACAAGTGTTGGCACTATGCTGAACTCTGCGCAGTCGGCACTTTCGCAGCACCCGCACTGTGTGTTTTTTCCGGCAGCGTTTATTTCTGTTCTTCTTATTTGTTTCAATGAATTCGGAAACGGTCTTCGCGATGCGTTTAATCCTTCTTTGAGAGGTGCCGCCGGTGAGTGA
- a CDS encoding ABC transporter permease, producing MIKYVLKRIALMFLTLFVIMTMLFVLIRLLPNQVEAVQGGFDKALREMREAWGYNEPLVVQYAYFLRNVFTKWDWGFCTTMGTFLEPVTQYIVSRLPATIYINVLSLIISLPLGICFGIVAAVCKNKWQDHVIQVFIMLFISVPAFVYAFLLQYFIGFKLNLCPLVMDAGTDYFSWSMLHSAILPVLALSFGPIAGDMRLIRAELTETLTSDYMLLARTKGLSRAQATVRHAFRNSLVPLVPTFLADFISIISGSMIIEQIFAVPGIGRTYLLSITQKDYSVFMACSMFYITIGLAAGIVFDLSYGFIDPRIRMGGDKSNER from the coding sequence ATGATTAAATACGTTCTTAAAAGAATTGCGCTCATGTTTCTTACTCTCTTTGTGATTATGACGATGCTGTTCGTTTTAATCAGGCTTTTGCCCAACCAGGTAGAAGCTGTTCAGGGCGGGTTTGACAAGGCTCTTCGTGAAATGCGCGAGGCGTGGGGATACAATGAGCCGCTTGTCGTTCAGTATGCGTATTTTTTGCGGAACGTGTTTACTAAGTGGGACTGGGGTTTTTGTACTACGATGGGAACTTTTCTAGAACCCGTTACGCAGTACATTGTGAGCCGTCTTCCTGCTACAATTTATATAAATGTTCTTTCACTTATAATTTCACTTCCGCTTGGAATCTGTTTTGGAATTGTTGCGGCTGTATGCAAAAATAAATGGCAGGATCATGTGATTCAGGTTTTTATTATGCTGTTTATTTCTGTTCCGGCTTTTGTGTATGCTTTTCTGCTGCAGTATTTTATTGGCTTTAAGCTGAATCTTTGTCCTCTTGTTATGGACGCAGGTACAGATTATTTTTCGTGGTCTATGCTGCACAGTGCAATTCTTCCGGTGCTGGCACTTTCGTTCGGGCCCATTGCCGGTGACATGCGTCTTATTCGTGCGGAACTTACCGAAACACTTACAAGCGACTATATGCTTCTTGCAAGAACAAAAGGTCTTTCGCGCGCACAGGCTACGGTAAGACATGCGTTTAGGAATTCGCTTGTTCCGCTGGTGCCTACTTTTCTTGCCGACTTTATTTCTATTATTTCTGGCTCTATGATTATTGAACAGATCTTTGCTGTTCCGGGAATTGGCCGTACCTATCTTCTTTCAATTACGCAAAAAGATTACAGCGTTTTTATGGCGTGCTCTATGTTTTATATTACGATTGGTCTTGCGGCCGGCATTGTTTTTGACTTGAGTTACGGTTTTATTGATCCGAGAATCCGCATGGGAGGTGACAAGTCCAATGAACGCTGA
- a CDS encoding ABC transporter substrate-binding protein, giving the protein MKKIFACALAVTALFVSCSKSEKPAPVVADVKEENVTASIPTQEEQKGVYTYRTISSSPSTWNPTDWSMGNEGTVLDFTASGLYDFVMNETKDGYEVFCEMAAELPADVTKEYAGNEKYGIPAGAESGYAWKYNLIQNAVWEDGTKINADTYEYTFKQFLNPDMKNLRSSSFCQDNFAIANAYDYYSGKEGVEWSDVGFIKNDEFSFTLILKNSLSPFFVQYNSTSIIPVHPKLYEENKSKKGQIVKSSYGTSPEKYSSCGPYRISEFQPDKEMKFERNEKWYGWTDNKHEGQYAVTNIQLSYISEHSTALSLFLRGELDDVALDVNDLKVYGNSEYRLTTPESYTWKYSFNIDKEALKKHESKGINKSILSYTDFRHGISLALDRQKYVDTITPASDVGFGLINYMYVADPESGELYRNTPQAQKVLCDLYLSDKVENITGYNPEAASFYITKAYKAALAAGDISEGDVVQIDYHTYDTNTANMRSVAFLEDALKAVALNTPLEGRIVVKQVTDENYYENMRRGRVDCAMTGWGGAAYDPYGIMWCYCDPGALNEYGFDPESEMLEIDLSEFAETGGLKIQKSFYDWYRALCEGEYSSAESSVRNTILSQMEKGLLSYYNMIPIRYLNSTELISQRTVMGSETFVNSLVGYGGMRFMSFSMDDAEWDKYCDENNRQLKY; this is encoded by the coding sequence ATGAAAAAAATATTTGCCTGCGCGCTGGCGGTAACTGCGCTTTTTGTTTCGTGTTCCAAAAGTGAAAAACCGGCTCCAGTTGTGGCGGATGTAAAAGAAGAAAACGTGACTGCTTCCATTCCAACGCAGGAAGAACAAAAAGGTGTATACACGTACAGAACAATCAGTTCTTCCCCTTCAACATGGAATCCGACTGACTGGAGTATGGGAAACGAAGGTACTGTTCTGGATTTTACGGCTTCGGGTCTGTACGATTTTGTAATGAACGAAACAAAGGATGGTTACGAAGTTTTCTGCGAAATGGCAGCCGAACTTCCTGCTGATGTTACAAAAGAATATGCAGGCAACGAAAAGTACGGAATTCCGGCAGGGGCAGAAAGCGGCTATGCGTGGAAATACAATCTTATTCAAAATGCCGTGTGGGAAGACGGAACAAAAATTAACGCCGACACATACGAATATACTTTCAAACAGTTTTTGAATCCGGATATGAAAAATCTGCGTTCGTCCAGTTTTTGTCAGGATAATTTTGCGATTGCAAATGCATACGATTATTATTCCGGCAAAGAAGGTGTTGAATGGAGCGACGTTGGTTTTATCAAAAATGATGAATTTTCGTTTACTCTTATTTTGAAAAACTCGCTTTCCCCTTTTTTTGTTCAGTATAATTCAACTTCAATTATTCCGGTTCATCCTAAGTTATATGAAGAGAATAAATCCAAAAAAGGACAGATTGTAAAAAGTTCTTATGGCACTTCACCCGAAAAATATTCTTCATGCGGTCCGTACAGAATTTCGGAATTTCAGCCTGACAAGGAAATGAAATTTGAACGCAATGAAAAATGGTACGGCTGGACTGACAACAAACATGAGGGACAGTATGCGGTTACAAATATTCAGCTTTCATATATTTCTGAACATTCCACGGCTCTTTCTCTTTTTTTAAGGGGCGAACTTGATGACGTTGCGCTTGATGTAAACGATTTGAAAGTTTACGGCAACAGCGAATACCGACTTACGACTCCCGAATCCTATACATGGAAGTACAGTTTTAATATTGACAAAGAGGCTCTTAAAAAACATGAGTCAAAGGGAATCAACAAATCTATTTTGAGCTACACTGATTTCAGGCACGGAATATCGCTTGCACTTGACCGCCAGAAATATGTTGACACAATTACACCCGCGTCTGATGTTGGCTTTGGTTTGATTAACTATATGTATGTTGCCGACCCCGAATCTGGTGAACTTTACCGCAATACACCTCAGGCACAGAAAGTTTTGTGCGATTTGTATCTTTCTGACAAAGTTGAAAATATTACCGGTTATAATCCTGAAGCTGCATCTTTTTATATTACAAAGGCTTATAAAGCTGCACTGGCTGCCGGTGATATTAGCGAAGGCGATGTTGTCCAGATTGACTACCATACTTACGACACAAATACTGCCAACATGAGAAGCGTGGCTTTTCTTGAAGATGCGCTTAAGGCTGTTGCACTCAATACTCCGCTTGAAGGACGGATTGTTGTAAAGCAGGTTACCGACGAAAATTATTATGAAAACATGAGGCGTGGACGTGTAGACTGTGCAATGACGGGCTGGGGTGGTGCCGCTTATGATCCCTATGGAATTATGTGGTGCTACTGCGATCCCGGTGCGCTTAACGAATATGGCTTTGATCCTGAATCAGAAATGCTTGAAATTGATCTTTCGGAATTTGCTGAAACTGGCGGATTAAAAATTCAGAAAAGTTTTTATGACTGGTACCGCGCTTTGTGTGAAGGTGAATATTCTTCGGCAGAAAGCAGTGTGCGCAATACAATTCTTTCGCAGATGGAAAAAGGTCTTCTGTCATATTACAACATGATTCCAATCCGCTATCTTAACAGCACCGAACTTATTTCGCAGCGTACTGTTATGGGAAGCGAAACTTTTGTCAACTCGCTTGTCGGTTACGGCGGAATGAGGTTTATGTCTTTTTCTATGGATGATGCCGAATGGGACAAATACTGTGACGAAAACAACCGTCAGCTTAAGTACTAG
- a CDS encoding PrsW family glutamic-type intramembrane protease has product MNIFSTQIDVMGLVAPVLICCIPLAAIFVCMKLFVSGFRTWHGILACLLGLLSVVPITAIQFVIDLFGGGGILSGKTLPSVLLHDLIINGLIEETIKMLLLFLLPWKKMRLAEFFSCAVLSGFTLGCFETIVYSLAGTGTAPLRMVTSVIVHGSCAALSGLFVFSCRHKSPRAFSYIFAVILHGVYNYFAGFDMSSPFFYMSFAVIAIAVIECRTRYINERKNLLPQEKSAPAAVGFGHKAAVEKNSADKTLIEAKIRDSQDKTLVGVKFSGSADVAHEKRAAEVTEEIRVEEDALPAQTGALVSKTEAPVKKAASVSETKTAVRKTRANGGSAKATTVSETKTAVKKTRASGGSAKATAVSETKTAVRKTRASVGSAKATTVSETKTAVRKTRASGGSSKAASVSETKTAVKKTRASGDSSKATSVSETKTAVRKTRASVGSAKVTAVSEKKPAAKKTRAGAAEKTKNKSEK; this is encoded by the coding sequence ATGAATATATTTTCTACACAAATTGATGTTATGGGCCTGGTTGCTCCGGTTTTGATTTGCTGCATTCCGCTTGCCGCAATTTTTGTCTGCATGAAGCTTTTTGTAAGCGGATTCAGGACTTGGCACGGAATTCTGGCATGTCTTCTGGGACTTTTGAGTGTTGTTCCGATTACGGCTATTCAGTTTGTGATTGACCTTTTTGGCGGAGGCGGAATTCTTTCGGGAAAGACGCTGCCTTCTGTTCTTTTGCACGATCTTATAATCAACGGACTTATTGAAGAAACAATAAAAATGCTTCTTTTGTTCCTGCTGCCGTGGAAAAAGATGCGACTGGCTGAATTTTTTTCATGCGCGGTTTTGAGTGGATTTACGCTTGGATGTTTTGAGACGATTGTGTATTCACTTGCTGGAACAGGAACTGCACCGCTTCGGATGGTTACTTCGGTTATTGTTCACGGAAGCTGTGCGGCTCTGAGCGGTCTGTTTGTTTTTTCATGCAGGCACAAAAGTCCGCGTGCATTTTCCTACATTTTTGCGGTAATTCTTCACGGCGTTTATAATTATTTTGCCGGTTTTGACATGTCCAGCCCGTTTTTCTACATGAGTTTTGCGGTTATTGCGATTGCAGTTATTGAATGCAGAACAAGGTACATTAACGAAAGAAAAAATCTTTTGCCTCAAGAGAAGAGCGCGCCGGCCGCGGTTGGTTTTGGGCACAAGGCTGCTGTAGAAAAGAATTCCGCCGACAAAACTCTGATAGAAGCAAAAATCCGTGACAGTCAGGACAAGACTCTTGTAGGAGTAAAGTTTTCGGGGTCGGCGGATGTTGCGCATGAAAAACGCGCGGCTGAGGTTACAGAAGAAATTCGTGTAGAAGAAGATGCGTTACCTGCACAAACGGGCGCGCTTGTAAGCAAAACAGAAGCGCCGGTAAAAAAAGCCGCGTCGGTTAGCGAAACAAAAACTGCGGTAAGAAAGACGCGCGCGAACGGCGGTTCGGCAAAAGCCACGACGGTTAGCGAGACGAAAACTGCGGTAAAGAAGACGCGCGCGAGTGGCGGTTCGGCAAAGGCCACTGCGGTTAGCGAGACAAAAACTGCGGTAAGGAAGACGCGCGCGAGCGTTGGTTCGGCAAAGGCCACTACGGTTAGCGAAACGAAAACTGCGGTCAGAAAGACGCGCGCGAGCGGCGGTTCTTCAAAAGCCGCGTCGGTTAGCGAGACAAAAACTGCGGTAAAAAAGACGCGCGCGAGTGGCGATTCTTCAAAGGCCACGTCGGTTAGCGAAACGAAAACTGCGGTAAGAAAGACGCGCGCGAGCGTTGGTTCGGCAAAAGTTACGGCGGTTAGCGAAAAAAAGCCTGCTGCTAAAAAGACGCGCGCTGGTGCGGCTGAAAAAACCAAAAACAAAAGTGAAAAATAA